One genomic segment of Methanothermococcus okinawensis IH1 includes these proteins:
- a CDS encoding phage head morphogenesis protein, SPP1 gp7 family, whose product MFFTAVWGHSKDNNAITENTKDDDIVIQHLSNYKRPTTIGSTKYAQLLEDPAFKEMIYKYDATVNLTITTLKNKLFQSYEIIADNDTLKEKVQNWINEIGLINTNLHGDSILEKIFIDYLIYGECFAQIRYKNGEVEYIQRIDPTTMEVKKSPFDDREVYFIQTANYEDLQGNAKSKTIYFVPSELRNKIKTNGAEVGKAENIIWFKRNGGSVIDKCIEYVLAKWDIIRRMPTTIMRYSAPFIHGIVGKFDKDGNPMFPTPPADPNDEVAKKAYDNFKKQLEQLSEEFENWDERKELFTDPFLELKTIEAGKAINPQIYETSISILDKQITYALLSSMALIDARGSELATSRTVADYLNAVYRGMQTDFTALINFILFRKFGNGVKIKFADINPEDTNQKVERLDKQADIIGKLKNCGVKENVIIEVMKEFGLNIEFDKSTTTKPAQHSDIPTDDTDNVIVEELTNKIMNNIENATIAFDDDVKEFLKKNKSITVDNYIELNNMLDEHFKDIDNNLKGEINTAIDTVVAGTGLQIDVNSDAVKFVKNYALDLCTKLTENQKNRLKYIIVSELNTVGDTNITQRIMDTLKTTKADAQRIVETELRRAKTWSENEYYKEFAKKHKGKYKVYVKIITRGDSKVCPICKGYANKEWEINEAPIIPPIHPRCRCTPVYRIEPIK is encoded by the coding sequence ATGTTCTTTACAGCAGTTTGGGGACATTCAAAAGATAATAATGCCATTACTGAAAATACGAAAGACGATGATATTGTTATACAGCACTTATCAAACTACAAAAGACCTACAACCATAGGCTCCACCAAATACGCTCAATTATTAGAAGACCCTGCATTCAAAGAAATGATATATAAATACGATGCTACGGTTAATCTCACAATAACAACATTGAAAAATAAACTATTCCAGAGCTATGAAATAATTGCTGACAATGATACACTTAAAGAAAAGGTGCAAAATTGGATTAATGAGATAGGGTTAATTAACACAAATCTACACGGAGACAGCATATTGGAAAAGATATTTATTGATTATTTAATATATGGGGAATGTTTCGCACAAATAAGGTATAAGAACGGTGAAGTCGAGTATATCCAGAGAATAGACCCAACAACAATGGAGGTTAAAAAAAGCCCTTTCGACGATAGAGAAGTTTATTTTATCCAAACGGCTAACTATGAAGACCTGCAAGGGAATGCTAAATCTAAAACGATATACTTCGTACCCTCGGAGCTTCGAAATAAAATCAAAACCAACGGTGCAGAAGTTGGAAAGGCAGAAAATATAATATGGTTCAAAAGGAACGGTGGCTCGGTAATAGATAAATGTATTGAATATGTTTTGGCAAAGTGGGACATAATTAGGAGGATGCCCACTACAATTATGAGATATTCCGCACCGTTCATCCATGGCATAGTTGGAAAGTTTGATAAAGATGGAAATCCAATGTTTCCAACTCCACCAGCAGACCCCAATGATGAGGTTGCTAAGAAAGCTTATGATAATTTTAAAAAACAATTAGAGCAGTTATCGGAAGAGTTTGAGAATTGGGATGAGAGGAAGGAATTATTTACAGACCCATTCCTTGAACTTAAAACGATTGAAGCAGGTAAGGCTATTAATCCACAGATATATGAAACATCAATTTCTATTTTGGACAAACAAATAACATATGCACTGTTATCGAGCATGGCACTCATAGATGCGAGAGGTTCGGAATTAGCAACATCACGAACAGTGGCAGATTATCTTAATGCAGTATATCGAGGAATGCAAACTGATTTTACGGCACTTATTAATTTTATATTATTCAGAAAGTTCGGAAATGGAGTAAAGATAAAATTTGCAGATATAAACCCTGAAGATACAAATCAGAAAGTAGAAAGATTGGATAAACAGGCAGATATTATTGGAAAGTTAAAAAATTGTGGAGTTAAAGAGAATGTAATAATTGAAGTTATGAAAGAATTTGGTTTAAACATTGAATTCGATAAATCCACAACAACAAAACCAGCACAGCACTCAGACATACCAACTGATGACACCGATAATGTCATTGTTGAGGAGCTCACTAATAAAATAATGAATAATATTGAAAATGCAACAATAGCATTTGATGATGATGTTAAAGAGTTTTTGAAAAAGAACAAATCAATTACTGTTGATAATTATATAGAACTAAATAATATGTTGGATGAGCACTTCAAAGATATAGATAATAATCTAAAAGGAGAAATTAACACCGCAATAGATACGGTGGTAGCAGGAACGGGATTACAAATAGATGTAAATAGCGATGCTGTGAAGTTTGTAAAAAACTACGCATTGGATTTATGCACTAAACTAACTGAAAACCAGAAAAATAGACTTAAATATATCATTGTTTCAGAGCTCAATACTGTGGGGGATACAAATATTACACAAAGAATAATGGATACATTGAAAACTACAAAAGCAGATGCTCAAAGGATTGTGGAAACAGAATTAAGGAGGGCTAAAACATGGTCTGAAAATGAATATTATAAAGAATTTGCAAAAAAGCACAAAGGGAAATATAAGGTATATGTTAAAATCATAACGAGGGGAGATAGTAAAGTATGTCCAATATGTAAAGGATATGCCAATAAAGAATGGGAAATTAATGAAGCCCCTATCATCCCGCCAATACATCCGAGATGTAGATGTACGCCAGTATATCGCATAGAACCTATTAAGTGA
- a CDS encoding MBL fold metallo-hydrolase, with product MEIKILVDDIAYKRYFAQHGLSILVKTADDKKILFDVGQSSYVLNKNLELMGEDDNFDSIVISHGHYDHTDGFTYFMDKYNKNKKFEMDIPVYIHPDAFLDKYSDDKRYIGIDKNIKDFLRNYKHLKLVNEPYFEDNVIISGKVERTHPYEPEIFYKRDDNNKFEVDYVNDDMFMIVDDVVITGCSHSGIINVIEYAKKINKNKIRGVIGGFHLVVSSNEYINKVYDYLKNSDLEFIMPIHCTGFNAMKVLSELDNFIYGHVGKTMEL from the coding sequence ATGGAGATAAAAATTCTTGTTGATGATATAGCATATAAAAGATACTTTGCTCAGCATGGGCTTTCGATATTGGTAAAAACTGCTGATGATAAGAAAATATTATTCGATGTAGGTCAGAGCTCCTATGTATTAAATAAAAACTTAGAGCTCATGGGTGAAGATGATAATTTTGATTCCATAGTTATAAGCCATGGACATTATGACCATACCGATGGATTTACATATTTTATGGACAAATATAATAAAAATAAAAAATTTGAAATGGATATCCCAGTATATATTCATCCAGATGCTTTTCTCGATAAGTATTCAGACGATAAACGATACATAGGTATTGATAAGAATATAAAAGATTTTTTAAGGAATTATAAACATCTAAAATTGGTTAATGAACCTTATTTTGAAGATAATGTAATAATATCTGGAAAGGTTGAAAGAACTCATCCCTATGAACCTGAAATATTCTACAAACGAGATGATAATAACAAGTTTGAAGTGGATTATGTAAATGACGATATGTTTATGATAGTTGATGATGTGGTAATTACTGGATGCTCACATAGTGGGATTATAAATGTAATAGAATACGCTAAAAAGATAAACAAAAATAAAATTAGGGGGGTTATTGGAGGATTCCACCTTGTCGTATCGTCGAATGAGTATATAAACAAGGTTTATGACTATCTAAAAAACAGTGATTTGGAATTTATAATGCCAATACATTGCACAGGCTTTAACGCTATGAAGGTTTTAAGTGAGCTCGACAACTTTATTTACGGTCATGTTGGAAAAACAATGGAGTTGTAA
- a CDS encoding terminase large subunit domain-containing protein, translating into MSISTKLRQYSAQDLKTKLKTDLEFFVAAILKEKLHSAQQKIIDAYISKKYKTIIVAAGRRFGKSKLMAFLLIFLCSTQKNKKYAVIAPFYANARIIFRELKKYIEKSNVLSRLVKRMVESPYMAIEFKTGCTIDFRSADNPTSIRGESYHLVILDEAAFIKDDVVKYVIKPLLLDYDAPLIEISTPNGHNHFYESFLMGKNKQNRHISFRFPTWTNPFLPKNAIEEIKQEVGEDSPVWKQEYCAEFIDNNEAVFNWEYIQQCIDGTIKLLKSGESGHQYVMGVDLAKFEDYTVITVLDVSVKPYKLVYFERFNLMPYSFVADKVKELYQLFNKPQVCMDATGPGAAVVEQVESLNPIGFTFTSKNKLPLITKLQTSIVKNEVLFPYLDQLITELKYFRYVKRKTQLSCEGNGQHDDCVMSLALAIYAAESKHTKIINNYAYTLR; encoded by the coding sequence ATGTCAATCAGTACCAAACTACGACAATATTCAGCACAAGACTTAAAAACAAAACTAAAAACAGATTTAGAATTCTTTGTAGCTGCAATACTTAAAGAAAAATTACATTCCGCACAACAAAAAATAATTGATGCATATATCTCAAAGAAATATAAAACAATTATAGTAGCTGCAGGCCGTAGGTTTGGTAAATCAAAATTAATGGCATTTTTGCTAATATTCTTATGTAGTACTCAAAAAAATAAGAAATATGCTGTAATAGCTCCATTCTATGCCAATGCAAGAATTATATTTAGGGAGCTAAAAAAATACATTGAAAAAAGCAATGTACTAAGTAGATTAGTTAAGAGAATGGTTGAATCCCCATACATGGCTATTGAATTTAAAACAGGCTGTACTATTGATTTTAGAAGTGCAGATAATCCAACATCCATAAGAGGAGAGAGCTATCATCTTGTTATATTAGATGAGGCTGCATTCATCAAAGATGATGTAGTGAAATATGTAATTAAGCCACTTTTATTGGATTATGATGCTCCATTAATTGAAATTTCAACACCCAACGGGCATAACCATTTTTATGAGTCATTTTTAATGGGGAAAAATAAACAAAACAGACATATTTCATTTAGGTTTCCAACCTGGACAAATCCTTTCTTACCTAAAAATGCAATTGAAGAGATTAAGCAGGAAGTTGGGGAAGATTCGCCAGTTTGGAAACAGGAGTATTGTGCAGAGTTCATTGATAATAATGAGGCGGTATTTAATTGGGAGTATATTCAGCAGTGTATTGATGGCACCATTAAACTATTAAAATCAGGAGAAAGCGGGCATCAATATGTAATGGGTGTAGATTTGGCAAAATTTGAGGATTATACAGTAATTACAGTACTTGATGTGAGTGTAAAACCATATAAACTCGTTTATTTCGAACGGTTTAATTTAATGCCGTATTCATTTGTTGCAGATAAAGTTAAAGAATTATACCAATTGTTTAATAAACCGCAAGTATGTATGGATGCAACAGGACCTGGTGCGGCAGTAGTTGAACAGGTAGAATCTCTAAATCCAATTGGATTTACTTTTACGAGTAAAAACAAACTCCCACTTATTACAAAACTCCAAACATCTATTGTAAAAAATGAAGTATTGTTCCCATATCTCGACCAGCTTATAACTGAACTGAAATATTTCAGATATGTTAAAAGAAAAACACAATTATCTTGTGAGGGGAATGGACAGCATGATGACTGCGTTATGAGTTTAGCTCTTGCAATTTATGCTGCTGAATCAAAACATACTAAGATAATCAATAACTATGCTTACACTTTGAGGTGA
- a CDS encoding anaerobic ribonucleoside-triphosphate reductase activating protein yields MKIFGIIDISTIDYPKKCSAVVFMSGCNMKCGYCHNYEHMLENTHEMTPEEVFNSIDLMFAEAIVISGGEPTLQPKALKELCIIAKRKGFPVKLDTNGTNIEIIKDLIDNKLIDYIALDVKCAFDKYKKITNYDGEKIKKNMLELINYCKKNNVFIECRTTFVPNVMDEKDIIEIAKSVKNCDLYTIQQFDNEHAWKDEYKKIREPTTNELVELGKISTQYLKNSDVVVKSKDEMINIAE; encoded by the coding sequence ATGAAAATTTTTGGAATTATAGATATATCCACAATAGATTATCCAAAAAAATGCTCTGCTGTTGTTTTTATGAGTGGTTGCAATATGAAATGTGGTTATTGTCATAATTACGAACACATGCTGGAAAATACCCATGAAATGACCCCCGAAGAAGTATTTAACAGTATAGATTTAATGTTTGCAGAGGCAATAGTAATAAGTGGAGGGGAACCTACGCTTCAACCAAAGGCTTTAAAGGAGCTCTGTATTATTGCAAAAAGAAAAGGCTTTCCAGTGAAATTAGACACAAATGGAACAAATATTGAAATTATAAAGGATTTAATAGATAATAAACTAATAGATTATATAGCCCTTGATGTAAAATGTGCCTTTGATAAATACAAAAAAATTACAAATTACGACGGAGAAAAAATTAAAAAAAATATGCTTGAACTTATAAATTACTGCAAAAAAAATAATGTTTTTATCGAATGCAGAACAACTTTTGTGCCCAATGTAATGGATGAAAAAGATATAATAGAAATAGCCAAATCCGTAAAAAACTGCGATTTATATACAATTCAACAATTTGACAACGAACATGCCTGGAAAGATGAATATAAAAAGATAAGAGAACCCACAACAAATGAACTTGTAGAGCTCGGAAAGATATCAACGCAATATTTAAAAAATAGTGATGTTGTTGTAAAATCAAAGGACGAAATGATTAATATAGCGGAATAA
- a CDS encoding bifunctional hydroxymethylpyrimidine kinase/phosphomethylpyrimidine kinase, with translation MNVLSIGGYDPTGGAGIIADAKTIKLLGCNPLTAITAIIPQNSLKVYSKVDLPKEEIENQLNAIFEDFKVPVVKTGVLNNDAINLILKYQKEYNFKIICDPVLKSTTGYDFTEGNDNNLIDNYFKLFEKSLIITPNSEEYNIIKNFNAYEKLKNNNNYILITGKDDKLIYKNKELRIFKGKTINREVHGTGCVFSSAIASFIAKGYDIVHAIKEAKNLVLSSVIYANKTKYGYNSNPTYINKEVVIKNLNYAIYLLKKMDFEYFVPEVGSNIAEGLVLPKSYKDIAALTGRIIKNKLGNTNNKGNKFYIVGDIEFGASEHIAKIILAANHYDPKIRSCMNIRYSKKLVNILENEDCGFTISSFNRKDEPEHVSSMEWGTKFACKIFGGAPDIIYDRGGDGKEPMIRVLGNDSVDVIKKVAELIKIYKNINNRI, from the coding sequence ATTAATGTGCTGTCAATAGGTGGATATGACCCAACAGGGGGAGCAGGCATTATTGCCGATGCAAAAACCATTAAATTATTAGGTTGTAATCCATTAACGGCAATTACTGCCATAATACCACAAAACAGTTTGAAAGTGTATAGTAAAGTTGATTTACCAAAAGAAGAAATAGAAAATCAACTAAATGCTATTTTTGAAGATTTTAAAGTGCCCGTTGTAAAAACTGGCGTATTAAATAATGATGCTATAAATTTAATATTAAAGTATCAAAAAGAATACAATTTTAAAATTATTTGCGACCCAGTTTTAAAATCCACCACTGGATATGATTTCACAGAAGGAAATGATAATAATTTAATAGATAATTATTTTAAATTATTTGAAAAATCTCTTATAATTACCCCAAATAGCGAAGAATACAATATAATAAAGAACTTTAATGCGTATGAAAAATTAAAAAATAACAACAATTATATATTAATCACTGGAAAGGATGACAAACTGATATATAAAAACAAAGAATTAAGAATATTTAAAGGAAAAACTATAAATAGAGAGGTTCATGGAACTGGATGTGTTTTTTCTTCTGCAATTGCTTCATTTATAGCCAAAGGATACGATATTGTCCATGCCATTAAAGAGGCAAAAAATCTGGTCTTATCCTCTGTAATTTATGCCAACAAAACAAAATATGGTTATAACTCTAATCCAACATACATAAACAAAGAGGTAGTTATAAAAAACCTTAATTATGCTATCTATTTACTGAAAAAGATGGATTTTGAATATTTTGTTCCAGAGGTTGGCTCAAATATTGCCGAGGGGCTTGTTCTTCCAAAGAGTTATAAGGATATTGCTGCATTAACGGGTAGGATTATAAAAAATAAACTTGGAAACACAAATAATAAAGGTAATAAATTTTATATTGTTGGAGATATAGAGTTTGGGGCTTCTGAGCATATAGCAAAAATAATACTTGCAGCAAATCATTATGACCCTAAAATAAGAAGCTGTATGAATATAAGATATTCTAAAAAACTTGTTAATATACTTGAAAATGAAGATTGCGGATTCACCATATCTTCATTCAACAGAAAAGACGAACCAGAACATGTATCTTCAATGGAATGGGGAACAAAATTTGCATGTAAAATATTTGGAGGAGCTCCGGATATAATATACGATAGAGGTGGAGATGGAAAGGAGCCCATGATACGGGTGCTTGGTAATGATTCAGTGGATGTAATTAAAAAAGTAGCGGAGCTCATAAAAATATATAAAAATATAAATAACAGGATATAA
- a CDS encoding Nre family DNA repair protein, which yields MPFKSKMCSLCKGRKLLCGKSKCPIIEKLRVFKDISQKFDKKLNKNEIFGASPPSIFVGEYNYPNVKIAPLVPPIEGDTSFLDNPLKWENKSIKAIIKYRSILVMGETNHTNVNLYKDKTSKILESIQELAMATKPVDSEIVLKHKPSFDIISSGFAPPISPKGDLLKFTIAENPKIPSKSDYIVNDELKAGDSIISLYNSGFDEYYIVKLLSAGLLGINKKLVPTRWSITGAQDTIGRYLTKKIITYPLLNEYEVYYNEFLGNRYVVLLIPDYYAYELMEVWEKGALFGCDNPPVLGDYEDLKTKGYAKETTGAFYASRLSVLEYLNKRKRQSKIVIFREITSEYYAPVGVWQVRTGVKKSFNNNGFKFNTLAGALNKVGELLNNPLEKYLLKSKILTLRNGKQMRIDEFFK from the coding sequence ATGCCATTTAAATCAAAAATGTGCTCATTGTGTAAAGGACGAAAACTATTATGTGGTAAATCAAAATGCCCCATAATTGAAAAACTTAGAGTATTTAAGGATATTAGTCAAAAATTCGATAAAAAATTAAATAAAAATGAAATATTCGGAGCCTCACCACCTTCAATATTTGTAGGGGAGTATAATTATCCAAATGTAAAGATTGCCCCTCTTGTTCCCCCAATAGAAGGGGATACATCGTTTTTAGATAATCCATTAAAATGGGAAAATAAATCTATAAAGGCAATTATAAAATATCGTTCTATACTTGTAATGGGCGAAACTAATCATACCAATGTGAATCTATATAAAGACAAAACCTCCAAAATATTGGAATCGATACAGGAGCTCGCCATGGCAACAAAACCTGTTGATAGTGAAATTGTATTAAAACATAAACCATCATTTGATATTATTTCAAGTGGATTTGCTCCTCCAATATCTCCAAAAGGAGATTTATTAAAATTTACCATAGCGGAAAATCCTAAAATTCCTTCAAAAAGTGATTATATTGTAAATGATGAATTAAAGGCAGGAGATTCAATAATATCATTATATAACAGTGGATTTGACGAGTATTATATAGTAAAACTTCTATCAGCAGGTCTTTTAGGAATAAATAAAAAATTGGTCCCTACGAGATGGAGTATTACAGGAGCTCAGGATACTATTGGAAGGTATTTAACAAAAAAGATAATAACATATCCATTACTAAATGAGTATGAAGTTTATTACAATGAATTTCTTGGAAATAGGTATGTTGTATTGCTTATACCTGATTATTATGCTTATGAGCTCATGGAAGTATGGGAAAAAGGAGCTCTTTTTGGATGTGATAATCCACCAGTTTTGGGAGATTATGAAGATTTAAAAACAAAGGGATATGCAAAAGAGACTACTGGTGCATTTTATGCCTCTCGTTTAAGTGTTCTTGAATACCTAAACAAAAGAAAAAGACAAAGTAAAATCGTTATATTTAGGGAGATTACCTCGGAGTATTATGCACCAGTGGGGGTATGGCAGGTAAGAACTGGTGTTAAAAAAAGTTTTAATAACAATGGCTTTAAATTTAATACATTGGCAGGAGCTCTTAATAAAGTTGGTGAGTTATTGAATAACCCTCTTGAAAAATACTTACTTAAAAGCAAGATATTAACACTTAGAAATGGTAAGCAAATGCGTATTGACGAGTTTTTTAAATAA
- a CDS encoding DUF2341 domain-containing protein, with amino-acid sequence MTVDYETYQTIIRTVKKMMENLGNIPNNFKFLSDGSFQLVNEATVWDDMTSQNIVGHNTINYVLEATEFEQPIPYTVFDNNVWLKCSIPANKSITVTFTPDSNKQPVNPDNIFEFFDDFDGNSLDTNKWTGSASINNGTITGNNWDIHSKKSFTLPIIIETKVKYISSTSDTSHWFGIYQGNSFGNNLCYWRFDSSVEIYSPNEKIETINHNDGYDYFVAYYTPNKVGVSANGHYGQSASKKGLNNQSITLKSYSGCKVSVDWVFVRKYADEEPTINVLQNSDGSYTVTISNPNNYNLEDYQVKISGLDLTKTYNVTVKTTTPTLVCDAMPNDKESYLTFYTMFSHQVKVNGIAHFYVRTYIPPDAPEGDVVLKLEWQTHPIEAIIESDTGNIINLSTYNTITKSVKKQFHITSDMHGKNIVLCFCTIDTIKNFDQTVFSNLTRLTDDANDTFNSALPILYASWCAEVDTLGSRTPSEK; translated from the coding sequence ATGACGGTTGATTATGAAACTTATCAAACAATTATAAGAACAGTAAAAAAAATGATGGAAAATTTGGGAAATATTCCTAATAATTTCAAATTCCTATCAGATGGTTCGTTTCAATTGGTTAATGAAGCAACCGTTTGGGATGATATGACAAGCCAAAATATTGTTGGACATAATACAATTAATTATGTTTTAGAAGCAACAGAATTTGAACAACCAATACCATATACAGTATTTGATAATAATGTTTGGTTAAAATGTTCTATACCAGCAAATAAATCTATTACTGTTACATTTACACCAGATAGCAATAAACAACCGGTTAATCCAGATAATATATTTGAATTTTTTGATGATTTTGATGGAAATTCATTAGATACAAATAAATGGACAGGAAGTGCATCAATAAATAATGGAACAATAACTGGTAATAATTGGGATATTCATTCTAAGAAATCATTTACTTTACCAATAATTATAGAAACAAAAGTTAAATATATATCTTCAACGAGTGATACATCACATTGGTTTGGTATTTATCAAGGAAACTCATTTGGAAATAATCTATGTTATTGGAGATTTGATTCTTCAGTTGAAATATACTCTCCTAACGAAAAAATAGAAACAATAAATCATAATGATGGGTATGATTATTTTGTAGCATATTATACTCCAAATAAAGTAGGTGTAAGTGCTAATGGACATTATGGTCAGAGTGCTTCTAAAAAAGGTTTAAATAACCAATCTATAACTTTAAAATCATATAGTGGATGTAAAGTATCTGTCGATTGGGTTTTTGTTAGAAAATACGCAGACGAAGAACCAACAATTAATGTATTACAAAATTCAGATGGTTCTTATACTGTAACAATATCAAATCCAAATAATTATAATTTAGAAGATTATCAAGTAAAAATATCTGGTTTGGATCTAACAAAAACATATAATGTAACCGTTAAAACAACAACTCCAACATTAGTTTGTGACGCTATGCCAAATGATAAAGAAAGTTACTTAACATTCTATACGATGTTTTCACATCAAGTAAAAGTCAACGGCATAGCTCACTTTTATGTTCGTACTTATATTCCACCAGACGCACCTGAAGGTGATGTTGTTCTAAAATTAGAATGGCAAACACATCCCATTGAAGCAATAATCGAAAGTGATACGGGTAATATTATAAACCTTTCAACTTATAATACAATAACTAAATCTGTAAAAAAACAGTTTCATATTACATCAGATATGCACGGTAAAAATATTGTCCTATGTTTCTGTACAATTGATACAATTAAGAATTTCGACCAAACAGTATTTTCAAACCTCACTAGATTAACGGATGATGCAAATGATACTTTCAACTCAGCTTTACCAATATTATACGCAAGTTGGTGTGCAGAAGTTGATACATTAGGCAGTAGAACACCATCTGAAAAATAA
- a CDS encoding HK97-gp10 family putative phage morphogenesis protein, with amino-acid sequence MGDFKIDVKIDKNILTMKDEMFKNLQDAVKTATLMVKEEVKENIMTGYEKADLGWKPISKSYEKQLEKKGLLPHNGLFSPKQDKKKLQDSISVKFRSGGLTGIITTDRPYAIYVEKGTSKMPARPFFEPALKRKQKEVEEIIKNAIEDSLK; translated from the coding sequence ATGGGGGATTTCAAAATAGATGTTAAGATAGATAAAAATATACTAACTATGAAGGATGAGATGTTTAAAAATCTGCAAGATGCCGTCAAGACTGCAACATTAATGGTTAAGGAAGAGGTAAAAGAAAATATTATGACAGGATATGAAAAGGCGGATTTAGGATGGAAACCTATATCTAAATCATACGAAAAACAGTTGGAGAAAAAAGGACTTTTACCTCACAATGGTTTATTCAGTCCAAAACAAGATAAGAAAAAACTTCAAGATTCTATATCTGTTAAGTTCCGAAGTGGAGGATTAACGGGCATAATTACAACTGATAGACCTTATGCAATATATGTAGAAAAAGGAACGAGTAAAATGCCTGCTAGACCATTTTTTGAACCCGCACTAAAAAGAAAACAAAAGGAAGTAGAGGAGATTATTAAAAATGCAATAGAAGATAGCTTAAAATAG
- a CDS encoding 6-hydroxymethylpterin diphosphokinase MptE-like protein, whose product MELKEWKPIYDKIMDDFGFNKENDLKSAFILSDIINNTKNNIPLDSMEELIKNKDVYVFGAGPSLKKHIKILKSIIEDENNKNDKNFIIISADGATKALLEEDIVPDIIVSDLDGDLNAIFESNERGSVVVVHAHGDNIALIKNYAPKLKNIIGSSQVPEEIPYLINYGGFTDGDRCCFFAEHFGAKRIILCGMDFGEYTTKYSRPYLKNDIEKADGVKIKKLKYAEKLINWLMENGNSEILFINNIIDEK is encoded by the coding sequence ATGGAATTAAAGGAATGGAAACCTATATATGATAAAATTATGGATGATTTTGGGTTTAATAAAGAGAATGATTTAAAAAGTGCCTTTATATTAAGTGATATAATAAATAATACAAAAAATAATATTCCATTGGATAGTATGGAAGAATTGATAAAAAATAAAGATGTTTATGTCTTTGGAGCAGGACCATCTTTAAAAAAACATATAAAAATATTAAAAAGTATTATAGAGGATGAAAATAATAAGAATGATAAAAATTTCATAATAATATCCGCAGATGGTGCCACAAAAGCCCTATTGGAAGAAGATATTGTTCCAGATATAATTGTTTCAGATTTAGACGGTGATTTAAACGCAATATTTGAAAGCAATGAAAGAGGTTCTGTTGTTGTAGTCCATGCCCATGGGGACAATATAGCCCTTATAAAAAACTATGCACCAAAATTGAAAAATATTATTGGGAGCTCCCAAGTTCCAGAAGAAATACCCTATCTTATAAATTACGGTGGATTTACAGACGGTGATAGATGCTGTTTTTTTGCAGAACATTTTGGAGCTAAAAGGATAATATTATGCGGTATGGATTTTGGGGAATACACTACAAAATACTCTAGACCTTATTTAAAAAATGATATTGAAAAAGCGGATGGCGTTAAAATAAAAAAGTTAAAGTATGCTGAAAAATTAATAAATTGGTTAATGGAAAATGGGAATAGTGAAATATTATTTATTAATAATATTATCGATGAAAAATAA